A portion of the Drosophila sechellia strain sech25 chromosome 2R, ASM438219v1, whole genome shotgun sequence genome contains these proteins:
- the LOC116800665 gene encoding protein NCBP2AS2 homolog, whose protein sequence is MVLRLLMRYLANNEQLIQRMAESYPMRRAAQLVVSLMYRTKDLAREQGLHEMTPERFKSFVNMFKYNVRQELEGVKKELNSKKKN, encoded by the exons ATGGTGCTGCGACTGCTAATGCGCTACCTGGCCAACAACGAGCAGCTCATCCAGCGCATGGCGGAGAGCTATCCCATGAGGCGCGCTGCACAGTTGGTCGTTTCCCTGATGTACCGCACCAAAGACTTGGCCCGGGAGCAGGGACTGCACGAGATGACGCCAGAGCGTTTCAA ATCCTTTGTTAACATGTTCAAGTACAACGTGCGACAAGAGCTGGAGGGAGTGAAGAAGGAGCTTAATAGCAAGAAAAAGAACTAG
- the LOC6609748 gene encoding mediator of RNA polymerase II transcription subunit 9, which produces MMDLSPNNQIEDRKPILTADGLVQTSNSPFEPTISQETQTSNGIGGQCHLTVDQLDIEILPIIYDIVRCVEKDPLENAVKLRESQDCNHKIFELQKRFESAREQIRQLPGIDFNKEEQQQRLELLRNQLKLKQQLIRKYKDTEF; this is translated from the exons ATGATGGATTTGTCGCCAAACAATCAGATCGAGGACAGAAAACCCATCCTAACCGCCGACGGCCTGGTCCAGACTTCGAACTCCCCCTTCGAGCCGACCATATCGCAGGAGACGCAAACATCCAACGGAATCGGTGGCCAGTGCCATCTTACGGTTGACCAGTTGGACATCGAGATTCTGCCGATAATCTACGACATTGTGCGCTG CGTGGAAAAGGATCCTCTGGAGAACGCCGTTAAGCTGCGCGAGTCCCAGGATTGCAACCACAAG ATCTTTGAGCTGCAAAAACGCTTCGAATCGGCACGCGAGCAAATACGCCAGCTGCCCGGGATCGATTTCAATaaggaggagcagcaacagAGACTGGAACTACTGCGAAATCAGCTGAAGCTTAAGCAGCAGCTAATTCGCAAGTACAAGGACACAGAGTTCTAG